One stretch of Candida orthopsilosis Co 90-125, chromosome 3 draft sequence DNA includes these proteins:
- a CDS encoding Sgm1 protein (S. cerevisiae homolog SGM1 localizes to Golgi apparatus, COPI-coated vesicle): MSMAETSNDTEELSHKDAVNEIGGSASGEKVENNAPNFEQSSELAQTKDPFTKPSKKRLTLQERLAQAAKGKKKSGNRPVVNGEQAQTSSPVISPQVTGNREASTNEISFKAEVERLKLEITNLKQAKPDSFEEERNELLDKLKTKDETIAQLLKEGEILSHKELKLNESIKRLKLANQTLEEDMAEFAKKHETSLVSSQELQEFLKSNKLKSVNQLITKFSETNQELNRTKGEIDTLKQWESKYNELTKDYEELTATRKELTKEVNSLKVEHEMSKKQFELDLESKQEIIISQKEELSKAKQSYSEEITRLEEKIESLRLDHEVPTIPHNEDKIDFDDFKKLSDAHHVLQKSYLSSQENWKLIESNLSLKVDTLTSALDVAKRAKHKLSNDLIKANGALQSQSNEIKSLQDEKKLLQEQINELQLSVKLKDNDIQVINEKLDRLQAVYTQERSNLNIKITSLNETIESLKEQQRQPEPEPKLNRDSSIGSDLSWNEIRLGESSNTPALNKEFAMFSNRSSASFTEIGEGELSERESYMTPSFGFAASGNNGSTSGLGVPTSINNGNNLQLVHKMSSNIRRLEIELNTLKDEYEKLLNVKESREQELLESIKVNEQVHNLKSKVEELQREMEEKEVKEQTMLELIGEKSEQVEELKADVADLKDLCRSQVQQMVEMQGL; this comes from the coding sequence ATGAGCATGGCAGAAACAAGTAATGATACAGAGGAGTTGAGCCATAAGGATGCAGTCAATGAGATAGGTGGTAGTGCAAGTGGTGAAAAGGTGGAGAACAATGCACCAAACTTTGAGCAAAGTAGTGAATTAGCTCAGACAAAGGATCCATTTACAAAACCACTGAAAAAGCGGTTGACTCTTCAAGAAAGACTAGCTCAAGCTGCAAAGGGGAAAAAGAAGTCTGGTAATAGGCCAGTAGTTAATGGTGAGCAAGCACAGACGCTGTCGCCGGTAATATCACCGCAAGTTACGGGCAATCGAGAAGCCTCCACCAATGAGATTAGCTTCAAAGCGGAAGTCGAAAGACTAAAGCTTGAAATTAcgaatttgaaacaagcaAAACCAGACTCTTTTGAAGAGGAACGTAACGAGTTGTTGGACAAACTCAAAACTAAAGACGAGACTATTGCACAATTGTTAAAAGAAGGAGAGATATTATCGCATAAAGAactaaaattgaatgaaagtATTAAGAGGCTTAAGCTAGCTAATCAAACCTTGGAGGAAGATATGGCTGAGTTTGCAAAGAAGCACGAGACCTCATTAGTGTCCTCGCAGGAACTTCAAGAATTCCTTAAATCGAATAAGCTTAAAAGCGTGAACCAGCTTATTACCAAATTTTCAGAGACCAATCAAGAGTTAAACAGAACCAAGGGCGAGATTGACACATTGAAACAATGGGAGTCAAAGTACAATGAATTGACAAAGGATTACGAAGAACTTACtgcaacaagaaaagaattgactAAAGAGGTTAATTCTCTTAAAGTTGAGCATGAAATGTccaagaaacaatttgaactAGATCTTGAATCAAAGCAGGAAATAATCATTTCCCAGAAGGAAGAGCTCTCCAAGGCAAAACAAAGTTACTCAGAGGAGATTACGCGGttggaagaaaagattgaatcCTTGAGGTTGGACCATGAGGTGCCGACAATACCACACAATGAGGATAAAATTGACTTTGACGATTTCAAGAAACTCTCTGATGCGCATCatgtgttgcaaaaactgTATTTATCTTCACAAGAAAACTGGAAGTTGATTGAATCTAATCTTTCGCTAAAAGTTGATACGTTGACCTCTGCATTAGATGTTGCAAAGAGAGCGAAACACAAATTGAGcaatgatttgatcaaagcAAATGGAGCTCTACAATCGCAATCAAATGAGATAAAGAGCTTGCAGGATgagaagaaattgttaCAGGAGCAAATCAACGAGTTACAGTTATCCGTCAAACTCAAGGACAATGACATACAAGTAATTAACGAAAAATTGGACCGATTACAAGCGGTGTACACACAAGAACGATCTAATCTTAATATCAAAATTACCAGCTTGAAcgaaacaattgaatcactCAAGGAACAACAAAGGCAACCGGAGCCAGAGCCCAAATTGAATCGTGACAGTTCAATTGGCTCCGATTTGAGCTGGAATGAAATCCGACTTGGTGAATCTTCCAACACTCCAGCATTAAATAAAGAATTCGCCATGTTTCTGAATCGTTCTCTGGCGTCCTTTACcgaaattggtgaaggtGAACTACTGGAACGAGAATCTTATATGACACCaagttttggttttgctgCTAGTGGAAATAACGGAAGTACTAGCGGATTGGGTGTACCAACGTCGATAAACAACGGaaacaatttacaattggTCCACAAAATGAGTTCAAACATTAGGCGATTGGAGATTGAGTTAAACACACTCAAAGATGAATATGAGAAGTTATTAAATGTCAAAGAATCAAGAGAGCAGGAATTGCTAGAGTCAATCAAAGTGAATGAGCAAGTtcacaatttgaaatcaaaggTTGAAGAACTACAGAGAGAAATGGAAGAGAAGGAGGTGAAGGAGCAGACAATGTTGGAGTTGATTGGTGAGAAATCAGAGCAAGTGGAGGAATTGAAAGCAGATGTTGCTGACTTGAAAGATTTATGTCGAAGTCAAGTGCAACAGATGGTGGAAATGCAAGGTTTGTAG
- a CDS encoding Utp9 small-subunit processome protein: protein MNYSIYNNLIAKLVPRSGKDEFQFYQVDASGNLSPDGSVFLDESVIDFAWGRAPSSTKKRELNGTAKPHITNDSVIALLSSGDIVSISSHSRTVVRYEVKIKLTHFIGIEENTIWGLSKGNLYKVGLDGKSTKVQVPEFKSIVVKSGSVYIGTSSGLLIGKINKNAFDKEKEIKTGFEVSSVEVQDSVVIGSSLSKAVLVHAKLSKELIIGEGVKIQVAGNIYIINDDSLKVLTPTGDYIKTINTSHQVDYVFEIDGTNYVSWHDGVDMHVQKFTEDTDSISFQNGSSVKPKNSTMIHVEENVKLLDAKTVESQLHDKLSKNKLNEGEITQLCTSLHNDDDVKQIVSTLPHEYVERLFSVMNTNLPVWLKWILLIHGNSIAKSATSVKDLQQNLRSNVETMSHLYAIKGKLQLLQLQSQIRDTSIDNDITTTIEDETMIYANGEVDELNRL, encoded by the coding sequence ATGAATTATAGCATCTACAACAACCTAATAGCTAAATTAGTTCCTCGTAGTGGCAAAGATgagtttcaattttatcaagttgATGCGTCGGGGAATTTGTCACCAGATGGATCCGTATTTTTGGATGAGTCGGTAATCGATTTCGCTTGGGGGAGAGCACCAAGCTCgacaaagaaaagagaacTTAATGGAACAGCAAAACCTCATATTACAAATGACTCAGTGATTGCGTTATTGCTGTCGGGGGATATTGTGTCGATTTCGTCCCATTCGAGGACAGTTGTCAGATATGAAGTAAAGATAAAGTTGACTCATTTTATTGGAATAGAGGAAAACACGATATGGGGCTTGTCGAAAGGAAACTTATATAAAGTCGGATTAGATGGAAAAAGTACCAAGGTGCAAGTGCCTGAGTTCAAGAGCATTGTCGTCAAAAGTGGGAGTGTTTATATTGGTACATCGTCAGGACTTCTAATTGGGAAGATAAATAAAAATGCATTTGACAAGGAgaaagaaatcaaaaccGGATTTGAAGTTCTGTCGGTGGAGGTACAGGATTCGGTAGTTATAGGATCATCACTATCCAAGGCAGTACTAGTGCATGCAAAATTAAGTAAAGAGTTGATTATTGGCGAAGGTGTGAAAATACAGGTTGCGGGAAACatctacatcatcaacGACGACTCATTGAAAGTTCTCACACCTACGGGGGATTACATCAAGACTATAAATACATCACATCAGGTTGACTACGTTTTCGAAATAGATGGTACCAACTATGTCAGCTGGCACGATGGTGTTGACATGCATGTTCAGAAATTCACAGAAGATACTGACTCTATATCCTTTCAAAATGGGTCATCTGTTAAACCAAAAAACTCTACCATGATTCATGTTGAGGAAAATGTTAAATTGTTGGATGCAAAGACGGTGGAGAGTCAACTACATGACAAATTAAGTaaaaacaaactcaatGAGGGAGAAATTACCCAATTATGTACATCATTACACAACGATGATGACGTAAAGCAAATTGTCTCAACCTTACCTCATGAGTATGTCGAACGGTTGTTTAGCGTCATGAATACAAACTTACCAGTATGGCTCAAATGGATACTATTGATACATGGAAATCTGATTGCTAAATCTGCAACTTCCGTCAAGGATCTTCAGCAAAACCTTCGATCAAACGTGGAAACAATGTCTCACTTGTATGCAATCAAGGGTAAGCTTCAGTTACTTCAATTACAATCGCAGATTAGAGATACATCTATTGATAATGACATTACCActacaattgaagatgagaCGATGATTTACGCAAACGGGGAAGTGGATGAATTAAATAGACTCtaa
- a CDS encoding Fbp1 Fructose-1,6-bisphosphatase (involved in carbohydrate metabolism; key gluconeogenesis enzyme), whose protein sequence is MSNAHDSVSKQMDVQTDIVTLTRFILQEQQKLAPNATGELSLLLNSLQFAFKFIAHNIRRAELINLLGVSGTANTTGDVQKKLDVIGDEIFINAMKSSGNVKVLVSEEQEDLIIFPGGGRYAVCTDPIDGSSNIDAGVSVGTIFGVYRIPENSPGSISDVLRKGTDLVCAGYTMYGASAHLMLTTGNGVNGFTLDTQLGEFILTQPNLRIPESRAIYSVNEGNSYYWPEYVKKYFEDLKKPQENGKPYSARYIGSMVADIHRTLLYGGIFAYPGDSKSKNGKLRILYEGFPMAMLLEQAGGKAVNDRGERILEILPKGIHDKSSIWLGSKKEIEKFESYISK, encoded by the coding sequence atGAGTAACGCACATGACTCTGTCTCCAAGCAAATGGATGTCCAAACTGACATCGTCACCCTAACCAGATTTATCTTgcaagaacaacaaaaattggcTCCCAATGCCACAGGTgaattgagtttgttgttgaactCGTTGCAATTTGCCTTCAAGTTTATTGCTCACAATATCAGAAGGGctgaattgatcaatttgcTTGGTGTTTCTGGTACCGCCAACACTACTGGAGATGTTCAAAAAAAGCTTGATgttattggtgatgaaatttttatCAATGCCATGAAGAGTTCTGGAAATGTTAAAGTACTTGTTTcagaagaacaagaagatttgattattttcCCTGGAGGTGGTCGTTATGCTGTTTGCACTGATCCAATTGATGGTTCGTCCAATATTGATGCTGGTGTTTCAGTTGGTACCATTTTTGGTGTATACAGGATCCCAGAGAACTCCCCTGGATCAATTAGTGATGTGCTTAGAAAAGGAACCGACCTAGTTTGTGCAGGTTACACAATGTATGGTGCATCAGCTCATTTGATGTTGACTACAGGAAATGGAGTTAATGGATTCACTTTGGATACTCAATTGGGTGAATTCATTCTTACTCAACCAAACTTGCGTATTCCTGAAAGTAGAGCTATTTATTCCGTAAATGAAGGTAACTCATACTACTGGCCCGAATATGTCaagaaatattttgaagatttgaaaaagccACAAGAAAATGGAAAACCATATTCAGCAAGATACATTGGTTCAATGGTTGCCGATATTCATAGAACTTTGTTGTATGGTGGTATTTTTGCTTATCCGGGAGACAGCAAATCAAAGAATGGTAAATTGAGAATTCTTTATGAAGGTTTCCCAATGGCTATGTTGTTGGAACAAGCTGGTGGTAAAGCTGTTAATGATAGAGGTGAAAGAATCTTGGAAATTTTACCAAAGGGTATCCATGACAAATCCAGTATTTGGTTAGGATCTaagaaggaaattgaaaagtttgaatcTTATATTTCTAAATAG
- a CDS encoding Sec61 ER protein-translocation complex subunit, giving the protein MSGFRVLDLVKPFGPFLPEVIAPERKVQFQQRVMWTIISLMIFLVMSEIPLYGIASTDGSDPLFWLRMMLASNRGTLMELGISPIVSSGMLFQLLQGTKLIHVDMQNKNDRETFQVAQKLLAILLAVGQATVYVLTGIYGPPKALGVGVCLLLILQLVFASVIVILLDELLQKGYGLGSGVSLFTATNTCEQVFWKAFAPTTSSSARGTEFDGAVVSMFHLLGSRKDKKRALIESFYRPNLPNMFQLLATILVFFAVVYLQGFRIELPMKSTRQRGPYGLYPIRLFYTSNIPIMLESALASNIFIISQLLFIRWPQNLFIKLLGTWDARPGSSQLYANGGLAYYIQPPFSFTEALLDPIKTTVYISFVLGSCALFSTTWIEISGTSPRDIAKQFKEQGLVIAGHRETSTYKELKKIIPIAAAFGGATIGALSVVCDLMGTLGSGTSILLAVTTIYGYYELAVKEGGFNKSLVSGFSDGI; this is encoded by the coding sequence atgAGTGGGTTCCGTGTGTTGGACTTAGTGAAGCCATTTGGGCCATTTTTGCCCGAAGTCATTGCTCCTGAACGTAAGGTTCAATTCCAGCAACGTGTCATGTGGACCATAATCTCGTTAATGATCTTCCTTGTCATGTCAGAAATCCCACTATATGGAATTGCATCGACAGATGGTAGTGATCCTCTTTTTTGGTTGAGAATGATGTTGGCTTCTAATAGGGGTACTTTAATGGAATTGGGTATTTCACCAATTGTTTCATCGGGTatgttgtttcaattgttgcaaggtacaaaattgattcatgTTGATATGCAAAATAAGAATGATCGTGAGACTTTTCAAGTGGCTCAGAAATTGTTGGCGATTTTATTGGCAGTTGGTCAAGCTACTGTTTATGTTTTGACTGGTATTTATGGACCACCAAAAGCTCTTGGAGTTGGTGTTTGTCttttattgattttacaATTGGTGTTTGCCAgtgttattgttattttgttggatgaattgttACAAAAGGGTTATGGATTGGGTTCTGGTGTTTCGTTGTTTACTGCTACAAACACTTGTGAGCAAGTATTTTGGAAAGCTTTTGCTCCCACTACCAGTTCATCCGCTAGAGGTACTGAATTTGATGGTGCTGTTGTTTCCATGTTCCATTTGCTTGGTTCTAGAAAAGATAAAAAGAGAGCATTGATTGAATCTTTTTACAGACCAAATTTGCCAAACATGTTTCAATTATTAGCCACCATTTTGGTATTTTTCGCTGTTGTTTACTTACAAGGATTCAGAATTGAATTACCAATGAAATCGACAAGACAAAGAGGACCATATGGATTGTATCCAATTCGTTTGTTCTACACCTCAAACATCCCAATCATGTTAGAAAGTGCACTTGCCTCAAACATCTTTATTATTTcccaattgttgtttatcaGATGGCCACAAAACTTGTTTATCAAACTCTTAGGTACTTGGGATGCCAGACCAGGATCTTCACAATTATATGCCAACGGCGGATTAGCTTACTACATTCAACCACCATTCAGTTTTACTGAAGCATTGTTGGATCCAATCAAAACAACCGTTtacatttcttttgttcttggATCTTGTGCTTTATTCTCCACCACTTGGATTGAAATTAGTGGTACATCTCCTAGAGACATTGCCAAGCAATTCAAAGAGCAAGGTTTGGTTATTGCAGGCCATAGAGAAACTTCAACTTACAaggagttgaaaaagattatcCCAATTGCTGCTGCATTTGGTGGTGCTACTATTGGTGCTTTATCGGTCGTTTGTGACTTGATGGGAACTTTAGGAAGTGGTACGTCGATATTGTTGGCTGTTACTACTATCTACGGATACTATGAATTAGCTGTCAAGGAAGGTGGTTTCAACAAGTCGTTGGTTAGTGGATTTTCTGACGGTATTTAG
- a CDS encoding 35S rRNA processing protein, which produces MDSSETESYASDKISNTQDSSLDELFSQLSEELHKETPKEDFKSIEASIRKLPKLESNFGNVPQNKAKVVRIHDPVAAAATTKKQDDTSGSGWFNMSRPELTSSIKRDLQIIKQRQALDPKRHYKKEKWQIPKYFQMGTIVEGNTGYYNKLTKKQKGTNLVEELLHDDNTKKYFKRKYHEIQQQKTSGKKSHYKKVRSDRKKF; this is translated from the coding sequence ATGGATAGTTCAGAAACTGAATCTTACGCGTCAGACAAGATAAGCAATACACAAGATTCATCCCTAGATGAGTTGTTTAGTCAGCTACTGGAGGAACTTCATAAAGAAACTCCCAAAgaagatttcaaaagcATAGAAGCATCTATTAGAAAACTTCCCAAACTCGAGTCCAATTTCGGCAATGTACCCCAAAATAAGGCTAAAGTAGTTAGGATACATGATCCAGTAGCTGCTGCCGCCACCACCAAGAAACAAGACGACACAAGTGGCTCAGGTTGGTTCAATATGTCGCGTCCTGAACttacttcatcaatcaagCGTGATTTACAAATTATTAAACAAAGACAAGCGTTGGACCCAAAACGTCATTATAAGAAGGAGAAATGGCAGATTCCAAAATATTTCCAAATGGGAACTATTGTTGAAGGTAATACGGGATATTACAACAAGTTGaccaaaaaacaaaagggaacaaatttggttgaagaattgtTACATGATGATAATACAAAGAAATATTTTAAGAGAAAGTATCatgaaattcaacaacagaaaACGAGTGGTAAAAAGAGTCATTACAAAAAAGTTAGAAGTGATCgcaaaaaattttga
- a CDS encoding Std1 transcription factor (involved in control of glucose-regulated gene expression), which produces MYASPFSNSQGKQSAPSQFKENARNEIYNKLPSVSGSSRSPISTLKSSSSIRSAPSQFFKKSSYQPSHRSAHTTSSSSSASIFSSFGKRSVRSAPSIYSSSTGTIPEDSEPLTVTVEQLVNDIVLHESHFAKVYESKQMSVSDPEELYKISLGSSLAYQNNNENLIDWNLNVTRCKLMLTQLPSVSTASNEISYNQNFPPQLIGDLAQLCHLIIIQPHISDTELIFTLIQSNLYEEHNLDLSFKKSVAEISVKQSRLLQINEIRQNQQHPNMQFNEHDFLKFKFKEIALRNYLINLAAAATTANEYKFKVDELKRGLKMEGKKKLSKDEKKQLWEQVRSDVFRRAGLE; this is translated from the coding sequence ATGTATGCATCACCCTTTTCCAACAGTCAAGGGAAACAATCAGCACCATCTCAGTTTAAAGAGAATGCTAGGAACGAAATTTACAATAAATTACCTTCGGTTAGTGGTTCATCACGACTGCCTATATCAACactcaaatcatcatcgtcaatCAGATCAGCGCCACTGCAATTTTTTAAGAAATCGTCATACCAACCACTGCATCGATCAGCACATAccacttcttcttcgtcttcaGCATCAATCTTTTCGTCTTTTGGTAAACGTTCAGTACGCTCAGCCCCTTCTATATATTCAAGTTCAACTGGAACTATTCCAGAAGACCTGGAACCGTTGACTGTTACCGTGGAACAACTTGTCAATGATATAGTGCTTCATGAGAGCCATTTTGCCAAAGTATatgaatcaaaacaaatgagTGTATCTGACCCAGAAGAACTTTACAAAATTTCGCTTGGCTCAAGCCTTGcttatcaaaacaataatgaaaacttgattgattggAATTTAAATGTCACTAGATGTAAGTTGATGCTAACACAACTACCTTCAGTATCAACAGCCCTGAATGAAATCTCatataatcaaaatttccCTCCTCAATTAATTGGCGATTTAGCCCAGCTTTGTCATTTAATTATTATACAACCACATATATCCGATACCGAACTAATATTCACACTCATACAGTCCAACTTGTATGAAGAGCACAATTTGGACCtatctttcaaaaagctGGTTGCTGAAATATCAGTAAAACAATCACGTTTATTACAAATTAATGAAATACGGCAAAATCAACAGCATCCTAATATGCAATTTAATGAACATGATTTCCttaaatttaaattcaaagagATTGCCTTGCGAAATtatttaatcaatttagcCGCTGCTGCAACTACAGCCAACGAATACAAGTTTAAAGTcgatgaattgaaaagaggattgaaaatggaagggaaaaagaagttgagtaaagatgaaaagaaacagTTGTGGGAACAAGTACGACTGGATGTTTTTAGACGAGCAGGtcttgaataa
- a CDS encoding Std1 transcription factor, whose amino-acid sequence MQFTDVFFPKFHSHRKFFLLSPDIFLPESFSGKLRLVLTIMLHSCTQIQNNERHLICFPPHTPMFIWLFLCSFMACHNKKISRDYCLKIYCSIPIITSNSLKYNIRTDSSIRPCWSQRLIFSFSQQILPFQSEFGGSKATSYKISEKYIFVLLLHLPLLNFFFFLVFFPPTISEELRCKKRGIKRIVTWLLLYGENII is encoded by the coding sequence ATGCAATTCACCGATGTATTCTTTCCGAAGTTTCATCTGCACcgtaaattttttttgttgtcaCCAGACATTTTTCTTCCTGAAAGTTTTTCCGGCAAATTAAGACTAGTCCTCACTATAATGTTACACTCTTGTActcaaatacaaaacaatGAACGGCATTTAATTTGTTTCCCCCCACATACCCCAATGTTTATTTGGTTGTTCTTGTGTTCTTTTATGGCTTGTCACAATAAGAAAATCTCACGTGActattgtttgaaaatctATTGTTCTATACCAATTATCACTCTGAACTCTTTGAAATACAATATAAGGACAGACTCTTCCATACGGCCCTGTTGGAGCCAACGTTTAATCTTCAGTTTCTCACAGCAAATTCTTCCATTTCAATCAGAATTTGGGGGATCCAAAGCAACTTCGTATAAAATATCGGAAAAATATATCTTTGTGCTATTGTTACATCtaccattgttgaatttctttttttttcttgtgtTTTTTCCTCCAACGATCTCGGAAGAATTAAGGTGCAAAAAAAGAGGAATTAAAAGAATTGTAACATGGTTACTTTTGTATGGAGAAAATATCATTTAA
- a CDS encoding Bik1 protein (S. cerevisiae homolog BIK1 has microtubule binding and has role in mitotic spindle elongation, karyogamy involved in conjugation with fusion, nuclear migration involved in conjugation with cellular fusion) produces the protein MSDLIGLRVSVPNASGHGHIRYIGPIRNKTGLFAGLELQGSLATSRGKNSGSVDGVQYFTVGVPKSGLFLPYDRLRSVNTQLPDVKSIETGRKDLDETTNLATPTSRFSPMSKPPYHSVQRSSVKLYHQINGQSTSNQQDYNLEHRRDSSWSLDQHRSEASTTPLRSPLTPSNTYHEAKLNLLDDQLYKTENGHNYREQIEELNKLIRDKDRKLENFNKQRMEWHSAMDDLIAVQQDGITVFEEKIQELEDINENQVARIEALKQELQSSDKKVEELERECSELRAYSKTNDVAEEAAAKIQSLEETCKNYSNQIESLQKELIAANEKIKSLEEHGNDVHRVTEKRNLAPSIQSERLISLSTVSSDFGPSGTSDTTKAMRSGTDDGLLDNIQDLPLYKPSSLTDPSEGRTDWCGLCERDGHSSINCPFENDIF, from the coding sequence ATGTCTGATCTCATTGGTTTACGCGTTTCTGTCCCAAATGCTAGCGGACACGGACACATTCGATACATTGGACCAATACGAAATAAGACTGGACTATTTGCTGGACTCGAACTTCAGGGATCATTGGCAACATCAAGAGGTAAAAATTCAGGATCAGTTGATGGAGTACAGTATTTTACAGTAGGAGTGCCCAAGAGTGGTCTCTTCTTGCCTTATGATCGGTTGAGGAGTGTTAATACCCAACTTCCTGATGTGAAGCTGATTGAAACTGGAAGAAAAGATCTCGATGAAACCACAAACTTAGCAACACCGACATCACGCTTCAGTCCAATGTCCAAGCCCCCATATCACTCAGTACAAAGGAGCAGTGTAAAGCTCTACCACCAGATTAATGGTCAGAGTACTTCAAACCAGCAGGACTACAATCTAGAACACCGTCGCGACTCAAGTTGGAGCTTAGATCAGCATCGAAGTGAAGCGTCCACCACGCCACTAAGGTCACCGCTCACACCTTCAAACACGTACCATGAGGCTAAGTTAAATCTACTAGATGACCAGTTATATAAAACGGAGAACGGTCATAATTATAGAGAGCAAATTGAGgagttgaacaagttgattAGAGACAAAGATCGTAAATTGGAGAATTTCAATAAGCAGAGAATGGAGTGGCATAGCGCTAtggatgatttgattgcaGTACAACAAGACGGGATCACTGTATTTGAGGAGAAAATCCAAGAGTTGGAAGATATCAATGAGAATCAAGTGGCCAGGATCGAGGCGCTAAAGCAAGAGTTGCAACTGTCCGataaaaaagttgaagagttggagAGAGAATGTTCTGAATTGAGAGCATATAGTAAAACAAATGATGTAGCAGAAGAAGCCGCTGCTAAAATTCAGTCCTTAGAGGAGACTTGTAAAAACTACTCAAATCAGATTGAGCTGCTAcagaaagaattgattgccGCAAATgagaaaatcaaaagctTGGAAGAGCACGGTAATGATGTACACCGTGTTACTGAGAAACGGAATTTGGCTCCTTCTATACAGCTGGAGCGATTAATATCCTTATCAACTGTGTCTTCGGATTTTGGTCCATCTGGTACTAGTGATACAACAAAAGCCATGCGGTCTGGTACAGATGATGGTTTATTGGACAATATTCAAGATTTACCATTATACAAGCCATCCAGTTTGACTGATCCAAGTGAGGGAAGAACTGACTGGTGTGGGTTATGTGAAAGAGATGGGCACAGCTCCATCAACTGTCCTTTTGAGAATGACATTTTTTAA
- a CDS encoding Det1 protein (S. cerevisiae homolog DET1 has acid phosphatase activity, has role in intracellular sterol transport, dephosphorylation and localizes to cytoplasm, nucleus), which yields MGKPTYILIIRHGESEGNCDKSVNSYTPNHLVPLTTKGHYQSLEAGKALAKFVQHQAVKDSSSKRSRRSIMFYTSPYLRTRQTCNNIIEGIKDEPGIEYRVQEETRMREQDFGNFQKSKEEMEQIWEERAHYGHFFYRIPHGESAADVYDRVATFNETLYRQFKSEDFPNILVLVTHGIWSRVFLMKWFKWTYEEFESLKNIPHCQYLIMKKDPKTQKYHLKTKLRTWEDTDDTWMQHEVVKEFGDELDCKNIGEELDDDEIDALVDAQKEAINSTKSKDKKIEETYKNLQVRGLIRNGGSKFKVDNQSVQNSMESLVHSP from the exons ATGGGTAAACCAACT TATATTCTTATCATACGACATGGGGAGTCTGAGGGTAACTGTGATAAATCAGTTAATTCATATACGCCCAATCATCTTGTCCCATTAACTACAAAGGGCCATTACCAGTCTCTCGAAGCAGGCAAAGCCTTAGCTAAATTCGTCCAGCATCAAGCAGTGAAGGACTCAAGTAGTAAGCGCAGTCGAAGATCAATCATGTTTTACACTTCACCATATCTACGAACAAGACAAACTTGTAATAACATCATCGAAGGCATTAAAGATGAGCCAGGAATTGAATATCGGGTACAGGAGGAAACACGAATGCGAGAACAGGACTTTGGCAATTTTCAGAAGTCAAAGGAGGAAATGGAACAAATTTGGGAGGAAAGGGCACACTATGGACACTTTTTTTATCGAATACCGCATGGAGAAAGCGCCGCTGACGTTTACGATCGAGTGGCAACATTCAATGAGACATTATATCGTCAGTTCAAATCTGAAGATTTCCCAAACATATTGGTTTTGGTTACACATGGGATCTGGTCAAGGGTATTCCTCATGAAATGGTTTAAATGGACCTATGAAGAGTTTGAGTCGTTGAAGAACATTCCCCATTGTCAGTATTTAATCATGAAGAAGGATCCTAAAACGCAAAAGTATCACTTAAAGACAAAGCTTCGCACGTGGGAAGATACAGATGATACTTGGATGCAACATGAAGTTGTTAAAGAGTTTGGGGATGAGCTTGATTGTAAAAATATAGgggaagaattggatgatgatgagattgATGCCCTCGTAGATGCTCAAAAAGAAGCCATCAATTCCACCAAGCTGAAGGATAAAAAGATTGAGGAAACGTATAAGAATTTGCAGGTGAGGGGATTGATCCGAAATGGAGGTTCCAAGTTTAAAGTGGATAACCAAAGTGTTCAAAATAGCATGGAAAGTCTTGTTCACTCACCTTAA